Proteins encoded within one genomic window of Ammonifex degensii KC4:
- a CDS encoding IS607 family transposase — MPRYHKKRMYRIAEAAVLLGVHKDTLRRWEREGKIKAVWLGRERRFPEEEIRRLLGEANPDTVVLYARVSGHARRADLQRQVEVLREAYGPKFSNVVVLTDVGSGLSTSRRGLRKAMELARERKIRAVAVTCPDRLTRFGFEYLEEYFSSFGVEVLVLNREEDKSSQQELVEDLLTIVTSFAGKLYGHRSHKVKKLKNEVKEALSRLDTDDQLETP; from the coding sequence ATGCCGAGGTACCATAAGAAGCGCATGTACCGGATTGCCGAAGCGGCAGTCCTGCTCGGCGTTCACAAGGACACCCTGCGCCGCTGGGAAAGGGAAGGAAAGATCAAAGCCGTCTGGCTCGGGCGAGAGCGCCGCTTCCCCGAAGAAGAGATCCGCCGCCTCTTAGGAGAAGCCAACCCCGACACGGTAGTGCTTTACGCCCGGGTATCGGGCCACGCGAGACGAGCGGACCTCCAGCGACAGGTAGAGGTATTGAGAGAAGCGTACGGCCCCAAATTCTCTAACGTGGTGGTCCTGACCGACGTCGGTTCCGGCCTCTCGACTTCCCGCAGGGGTTTGAGGAAGGCCATGGAACTGGCCCGGGAGAGAAAGATACGTGCCGTCGCCGTCACCTGTCCCGACAGGCTGACGCGCTTCGGCTTCGAGTACCTGGAAGAGTACTTCTCGAGCTTCGGCGTCGAAGTCCTCGTGCTCAACCGGGAAGAAGACAAAAGCTCGCAGCAGGAACTGGTAGAAGACTTGCTCACTATAGTCACCTCTTTCGCGGGCAAGCTCTACGGGCACAGGTCGCACAAGGTGAAAAAGCTCAAGAATGAGGTGAAGGAGGCACTCTCCCGCCTTGATACTGACGACCAGCTTGAGACTCCCTGA
- a CDS encoding putative sulfate exporter family transporter produces MAQERNSGSPLLTTEDWWAVWLGLLIFFLALGKLYGVDLLGWVVKTNMWIDISKALSPVSKQFAQSMSGITSLILTYLFLLVITTIGAAAMRFNVGRFVVGFTIIFWLSYLCWIIGNWGPIAAPTEADAQKLGMTKPVLRLTGEAGFIVALILGLIIGNFFRGFAQFLEEATRPEWYVKTAIVILGASIGIKACDALGLAGQILARGLCAIVEAYLIYWPLVYFIARRYFRFTPEWAAPLASGISICGVSAAIATGAAIRARPVVPIIVSSLVVIFAVVELILLPFLAQAFLYTQPMVAGAWMGLAVKTDGAAVASGAITAALIQAKALNALGVNWDKDFITMAAVTTKIFIDIFIGIWAFILALVWVYSIERKPGVQVQAIEIWHRFPKFVIGYFLTFLVMLLVGLGHLQDKAFIDTAKAAMGEADSVRGIFFVLTFFTIGLMSNFRKLWEEGMGRLAAVYLICLFGFIIWIGLFISWLFFHGVYPPRLPM; encoded by the coding sequence ATGGCCCAGGAGAGAAACAGTGGTTCCCCGCTCCTAACCACCGAAGACTGGTGGGCAGTATGGCTCGGACTCCTGATCTTCTTCCTGGCCCTCGGCAAGCTCTATGGCGTTGACCTCCTAGGCTGGGTAGTCAAGACCAACATGTGGATCGACATATCCAAAGCCCTTTCCCCGGTATCCAAGCAGTTCGCGCAAAGCATGTCCGGCATAACTTCCCTCATCCTTACTTATCTTTTCCTGCTGGTCATCACCACCATCGGAGCAGCAGCCATGCGCTTTAACGTGGGGCGCTTCGTGGTAGGGTTCACGATAATTTTCTGGCTCTCTTACCTATGCTGGATTATCGGCAACTGGGGTCCCATCGCGGCGCCGACCGAGGCCGACGCGCAGAAGCTAGGCATGACCAAGCCGGTCTTGCGCCTAACTGGTGAAGCTGGCTTCATCGTAGCCCTTATCTTGGGACTAATCATCGGCAACTTCTTCCGCGGCTTTGCCCAGTTCCTGGAGGAAGCCACCCGCCCGGAGTGGTACGTTAAGACCGCCATCGTAATTCTCGGTGCCTCGATAGGTATCAAGGCCTGCGACGCTCTGGGCTTGGCGGGACAGATCCTGGCACGTGGCCTGTGCGCCATCGTAGAAGCCTACCTCATTTACTGGCCTCTGGTTTACTTCATAGCCCGCCGCTACTTCAGGTTCACTCCGGAATGGGCTGCTCCCCTGGCTTCGGGTATCTCCATCTGCGGCGTATCGGCAGCCATCGCTACCGGCGCTGCCATCCGTGCCCGGCCGGTAGTACCCATCATCGTTTCCTCACTCGTCGTTATTTTCGCTGTGGTAGAGCTCATCCTGCTTCCCTTCCTGGCCCAGGCCTTCCTCTACACCCAGCCCATGGTGGCCGGCGCCTGGATGGGCTTGGCCGTGAAGACCGACGGAGCGGCGGTGGCAAGCGGTGCCATAACGGCAGCCCTCATCCAGGCCAAAGCCCTCAATGCGCTGGGTGTGAACTGGGATAAGGACTTCATCACCATGGCTGCCGTTACCACCAAGATCTTCATTGACATCTTCATCGGTATCTGGGCCTTCATCCTGGCACTCGTGTGGGTTTACAGCATCGAGCGCAAGCCGGGAGTCCAAGTCCAGGCCATAGAGATCTGGCACCGCTTCCCCAAGTTCGTCATCGGCTACTTCCTCACCTTCTTGGTCATGCTCCTCGTGGGGTTGGGCCACCTACAGGACAAGGCCTTCATAGACACAGCTAAGGCGGCCATGGGAGAGGCGGACAGCGTGCGGGGTATCTTCTTCGTGCTGACCTTCTTTACCATCGGTCTCATGTCCAACTTCCGCAAGCTGTGGGAAGAGGGAATGGGCCGGCTGGCGGCAGTCTACCTCATCTGCCTCTTCGGGTTCATCATCTGGATCGGGCTCTTCATCTCCTGGCTCTTCTTCCATGGTGTGTACCCGCCCAGGTTGCCCATGTAA
- a CDS encoding amino acid permease: MGQANGSILLRKKGIEQVKALAEDKAYKLKREIGTLELLLLFIGSLIGAGIFVLPGVAAAKYAGPAVSLSYLLGGIVCICVGLCYVEFASMAPFAGSAYTYAYIALGEILAWIVGWDLLFEFTVVCSTVSVGWSGYVVSFLKSLGINLPAALTRDIAHGGIINLPAILGLLLVGYIAYSGIKNVSRTNTLLTVIKLSAILFFVACGLFHLKPANWHPFAPFGLAGIMTGAALTFFAYTGFDGITAVLEEVKNPQRSIPIALIGGLAIVILLYVGVAAVLTGVVNYTRLDVPDPAAFALMEMGIRWGGALISVAILFGLIAVMLGYGLSATRILFAMSRDGLLPPVFARVHERTRVPHIATLVIFGVAILGGGFLSINELAELANIGGLTAFTVPPTLGYAR, translated from the coding sequence ATGGGTCAGGCAAACGGGTCAATACTGCTACGCAAAAAGGGCATCGAGCAGGTAAAAGCCCTGGCGGAAGACAAAGCGTATAAGCTCAAGCGCGAAATCGGCACGCTGGAGCTTTTGCTCCTGTTTATAGGTTCGCTTATCGGAGCAGGTATTTTTGTGCTCCCAGGCGTGGCGGCGGCCAAGTACGCCGGGCCGGCGGTGAGTCTTTCTTATCTGCTAGGGGGAATAGTCTGCATTTGCGTCGGTCTTTGCTATGTGGAGTTTGCCTCCATGGCACCTTTTGCGGGAAGCGCCTACACCTACGCTTACATTGCTTTGGGAGAAATCCTGGCCTGGATCGTGGGATGGGACCTGCTCTTCGAGTTTACGGTGGTGTGTAGTACGGTTTCAGTCGGCTGGTCTGGTTACGTAGTTTCATTCTTAAAATCTTTGGGAATAAATTTACCCGCAGCTCTTACCAGAGATATTGCACACGGCGGCATAATCAACTTGCCGGCCATACTAGGACTTTTACTGGTGGGCTACATTGCCTACAGCGGCATCAAGAACGTTAGCAGGACCAATACCCTTTTGACCGTAATAAAGTTGTCGGCCATTCTTTTCTTTGTGGCCTGCGGGCTCTTTCATCTCAAGCCGGCCAACTGGCACCCGTTCGCTCCCTTCGGGCTGGCCGGCATAATGACCGGAGCCGCGCTTACCTTCTTCGCCTACACCGGGTTCGACGGGATAACCGCCGTTTTGGAAGAGGTTAAAAATCCCCAGCGAAGCATACCCATCGCCCTTATAGGAGGGCTGGCGATTGTCATCCTGCTCTACGTGGGGGTGGCGGCAGTCCTTACCGGGGTGGTGAACTACACCCGCCTGGACGTCCCTGATCCCGCTGCGTTCGCTCTCATGGAAATGGGTATTCGCTGGGGTGGGGCCTTGATCTCCGTGGCCATACTCTTCGGTCTCATCGCCGTTATGTTGGGCTACGGTTTGAGTGCCACGCGGATTCTCTTCGCCATGAGCCGCGACGGGTTGCTGCCTCCCGTTTTCGCTCGTGTTCATGAGCGCACTCGCGTTCCTCACATAGCCACCCTCGTAATTTTTGGCGTGGCCATACTTGGAGGCGGTTTTCTTTCGATTAATGAACTGGCGGAGCTGGCCAACATCGGCGGTTTGACGGCTTTTACCGTTCCTCCCACGCTAGGTTATGCTAGGTAA
- a CDS encoding amino acid permease C-terminal domain-containing protein: protein MRITRPGAKRSFKVPALWLVAPLGVIGSLALIFSLPAVTLIRFAVWMLLGFLVYFTYGIKHARVKLEVGSLGSSKV from the coding sequence ATGCGGATCACCAGGCCGGGAGCCAAGCGCTCTTTCAAAGTGCCGGCACTGTGGCTGGTGGCTCCTTTAGGCGTCATCGGCTCCCTGGCTCTGATTTTCAGTTTGCCTGCCGTCACTCTGATCCGCTTTGCCGTCTGGATGCTGCTGGGTTTCTTAGTCTACTTCACTTACGGGATTAAGCACGCCAGGGTGAAGTTAGAGGTGGGGAGTTTAGGCTCCTCCAAAGTATAA
- a CDS encoding integrase core domain-containing protein: MTLYQQLKRSGNPQAIAQTVASLLTTCSPKEVARIMGCSVRWIYKLRKRLNESGGNLSGCILPRGPKKRMPNRTPQELEALVVKLAQETNLGPKRLASLLYQSLKIKLSPYTIRNILKRHHIRCRKRQSKTGSRKYWTDVQAFAPFSFWQVDVKHIADKTTLPAAAYSSILKNRLPRYQFTAIDVRTRVRFIAFAYSLSFANGIAFLVLLANWLKTFGLNQTIFIQTDNGSEFGGPPNSRKRKLMSLIFSRLDCQLLNIPAGRKEANGYVERSHRTDDEEFYIPYLAGIRSQKDFLISAQRWILYYNYQRPHLGRELNGKTPMEIATSLSHYHPAIGAMPVVVLDHLAPHIFDAYKLSTLPWDYPPKNESLAVNETLAQYTRLEVKEGAPLQAPLRGFGWSRFNPPKAAG; encoded by the coding sequence ATGACATTATACCAGCAACTTAAGAGGAGCGGAAACCCCCAGGCAATCGCCCAAACCGTGGCCTCCCTCCTCACCACCTGTAGCCCTAAAGAGGTAGCCCGCATAATGGGCTGCTCCGTCCGCTGGATCTATAAACTGCGCAAACGCCTAAACGAATCCGGCGGAAACTTGTCCGGTTGTATCCTCCCTCGCGGCCCCAAAAAAAGAATGCCCAACCGTACCCCTCAAGAACTCGAAGCCCTAGTCGTAAAACTCGCTCAGGAAACTAACCTGGGCCCTAAACGCCTCGCCTCCCTCCTGTACCAAAGCCTTAAAATTAAGCTCTCCCCCTACACCATACGAAATATCCTCAAACGCCACCACATCCGCTGCCGCAAACGCCAAAGCAAAACAGGCTCCCGAAAATACTGGACCGACGTGCAGGCCTTCGCACCCTTCTCCTTCTGGCAGGTCGATGTAAAACACATAGCCGATAAGACAACCCTCCCAGCCGCAGCCTACTCCTCTATCCTCAAAAACCGCCTACCCCGTTACCAATTCACCGCTATCGATGTTCGAACAAGAGTGCGGTTCATAGCCTTCGCCTACTCCCTCTCTTTCGCCAACGGAATCGCTTTCCTCGTACTCCTGGCAAACTGGCTTAAAACCTTCGGCCTTAATCAAACAATCTTTATCCAGACCGATAATGGCTCGGAGTTCGGTGGCCCTCCTAACTCGAGAAAGCGTAAACTCATGTCCCTTATCTTCTCTCGCCTTGACTGCCAGCTGCTTAACATACCCGCAGGCAGAAAAGAAGCCAACGGCTATGTAGAAAGATCACACCGCACCGACGATGAAGAGTTCTACATCCCCTACCTGGCAGGTATCAGAAGCCAGAAGGATTTCCTTATCTCTGCCCAGAGGTGGATCCTTTACTACAACTACCAGCGTCCACATCTGGGCCGGGAACTGAACGGGAAAACTCCTATGGAAATAGCGACCTCGCTTTCCCACTACCATCCGGCTATAGGGGCTATGCCGGTGGTAGTCCTGGATCACCTGGCTCCGCACATCTTCGATGCCTACAAACTCTCTACTCTCCCGTGGGATTACCCACCCAAAAATGAAAGCCTCGCTGTGAACGAAACCCTGGCTCAATACACTCGCCTGGAGGTAAAAGAAGGGGCGCCTTTGCAAGCGCCCCTGAGAGGTTTCGGTTGGAGCAGGTTTAACCCACCGAAGGCGGCGGGATGA
- a CDS encoding iron ABC transporter substrate-binding protein encodes MSWVHRLSILGVVILLLAALAGCGAKAPSGEAPKAGTEATKLKVTDLLGREVEVTVPAKKVVALGPGALRLVCYVNGASKVVGVEDFEKKNPAGRPYILAYPELKNLPSAGPGGPQSSPDPEKIASLKPDVVFITYLVDKAQADRLQSQTGIPVVVLSYGKLATFENEVYESIKLIGKIIGEEKRAEEVVSFFQKSMQELKDRTKDIPADKKPTVYVGALGMRGSHGIESTQAQFPPFVAIGARNVADETGLKGSVMIEREKLLAWNPDILFIDEGGLSLVKADYQKNPSFYQSLKAVKEGKVYGILPFNFYTTNLDTALADAYWAGKVIFPDKFQDIDPVKKADEIYTFLLGKPLYEQMAKDFGGFKKINLAE; translated from the coding sequence ATGTCTTGGGTACACCGGTTGAGCATTTTGGGTGTAGTTATTCTGTTGCTGGCCGCGCTTGCCGGTTGCGGGGCCAAGGCTCCTTCGGGAGAAGCGCCGAAAGCGGGTACTGAAGCCACCAAGCTCAAGGTGACCGACCTTTTGGGCCGCGAGGTAGAAGTCACCGTTCCGGCTAAGAAGGTCGTGGCCTTGGGTCCGGGCGCTTTGCGTCTGGTCTGCTACGTCAACGGTGCGAGCAAGGTGGTGGGGGTGGAAGACTTTGAGAAGAAGAATCCTGCCGGGCGTCCCTACATCCTAGCCTACCCCGAGCTTAAGAACCTGCCCTCCGCAGGTCCCGGGGGACCGCAGTCCTCGCCCGATCCTGAGAAGATCGCGAGCTTGAAGCCTGATGTAGTTTTCATCACTTACCTGGTGGACAAGGCCCAGGCGGACAGGCTGCAGTCCCAGACGGGCATCCCGGTGGTGGTTCTGAGCTACGGCAAGCTGGCCACCTTTGAAAACGAGGTTTACGAGTCCATCAAGCTCATCGGTAAGATCATAGGCGAGGAGAAACGGGCCGAGGAAGTAGTAAGCTTCTTCCAGAAGAGCATGCAGGAACTGAAGGATCGGACCAAAGACATCCCGGCGGACAAAAAGCCCACCGTGTATGTGGGCGCGCTTGGCATGCGGGGATCGCACGGTATTGAGAGCACCCAGGCCCAGTTCCCGCCCTTCGTGGCCATAGGGGCCCGCAACGTGGCTGATGAAACGGGGCTTAAGGGCAGCGTGATGATCGAGCGGGAGAAACTTTTGGCCTGGAACCCGGACATTCTCTTCATCGACGAGGGGGGTCTTAGCCTGGTCAAGGCCGACTACCAGAAGAACCCCAGCTTCTATCAGTCCTTAAAGGCGGTCAAAGAGGGTAAGGTTTACGGGATTCTGCCCTTCAACTTCTATACCACCAACCTGGATACAGCCTTGGCCGACGCTTACTGGGCAGGAAAGGTGATCTTCCCGGATAAGTTCCAAGACATAGATCCGGTGAAGAAGGCAGACGAGATCTACACTTTCCTTCTCGGCAAGCCCCTTTACGAGCAGATGGCCAAGGATTTCGGCGGCTTCAAGAAGATAAACCTGGCGGAGTAA
- a CDS encoding FecCD family ABC transporter permease, with protein MRQETLAGLAEEYLRYTGRKVLVIGLLLLATLVLAVLAMNAGSAGLRPYEVWLTLIGKAEASSKVIIWQIRMPRVLAAIVAGAGLSVAGCVMQNILRNPLASPFTLGISHGAAFGAALAIIAFGAGSTQSTTADAVIINNPYLVTLSAFFWAMVTTMMVLLLAKYRGVSPEAMVLAGVALGSLFSAATIILQYFSSDVKVAAVVFWTFGDIGRASWRELEIMALVVLAAGLYFIHQRWNYNALEAGEETARGLGVEVEKTRMWGMLLSSLITAVVVSFLGIIGFIGLVGPHLMRRLIGSDHRFLIPGSLVMGSLLLLASDTVGRTIIAPAVLPVGAVTSFLGAPLFLYLLSRGYSRR; from the coding sequence TTGCGCCAAGAAACTTTGGCCGGACTGGCAGAAGAGTACCTGCGCTATACCGGGCGCAAGGTTTTGGTCATAGGGCTCTTGCTTCTGGCCACTCTGGTCCTGGCGGTTCTGGCCATGAATGCCGGTTCGGCGGGGCTTCGGCCTTATGAGGTCTGGCTCACCCTCATAGGGAAGGCCGAAGCTTCCTCCAAAGTAATCATCTGGCAGATAAGAATGCCGCGGGTGCTGGCGGCCATAGTGGCCGGGGCGGGGCTTTCGGTGGCCGGATGCGTGATGCAGAACATCCTGCGCAATCCCTTAGCTTCTCCCTTTACCCTGGGAATTTCACACGGGGCGGCTTTCGGCGCCGCCCTGGCCATCATAGCCTTCGGGGCGGGGAGCACGCAGAGCACGACCGCTGACGCCGTGATCATCAACAACCCTTACCTGGTGACCCTCTCCGCCTTCTTCTGGGCCATGGTGACCACCATGATGGTGCTCCTGCTGGCCAAGTACCGGGGAGTTTCTCCGGAAGCCATGGTCTTGGCCGGGGTGGCGCTCGGCTCCCTTTTTTCCGCAGCCACTATCATCCTGCAGTACTTTTCCAGCGATGTCAAGGTGGCTGCAGTGGTATTCTGGACCTTCGGCGACATAGGCCGCGCCTCCTGGCGGGAGCTGGAGATAATGGCCCTGGTGGTACTTGCCGCCGGCCTGTACTTTATCCACCAGCGCTGGAACTACAACGCCTTGGAGGCGGGAGAAGAGACGGCCCGGGGCCTGGGGGTGGAGGTGGAGAAAACCCGGATGTGGGGCATGCTCCTCTCTTCCCTCATAACGGCGGTGGTGGTCTCTTTCCTGGGAATAATCGGATTTATCGGACTGGTGGGCCCCCATCTCATGCGTCGGCTCATAGGGAGCGACCACCGCTTCCTCATACCGGGCTCCCTGGTCATGGGAAGTCTCCTGCTCCTGGCTTCTGACACTGTGGGGCGCACTATCATAGCGCCAGCAGTCCTGCCCGTAGGCGCCGTGACCTCCTTCTTAGGAGCTCCGCTTTTTCTCTATCTTCTCAGCCGGGGGTATAGCAGGCGATGA
- a CDS encoding zinc-dependent alcohol dehydrogenase family protein, whose protein sequence is MRAMLLHKPRPIEEQPLVLTELPEPEPGPGQVRLRVEVCGVCHTDLHTVEGDLPLPKLPLIPGHQVVGIVDAVGEGVARVKVGDRVGVPWLYHTCGSCRFCRNGQENLCEKGRFTGYHVDGGYAEFMVAEEDFVCPLPPELEPVKAAPLLCAGIIGYRALKLSGIKPGGKLGLYGFGASAHLAIQVATYWGCEVFVFSRGAHHRELARELGAVWTGTPQESPPEKLDSSIIFAPAGWLVPLALEHLDKGGVLVLAGITMTDIPQLKYELLYHERVVCSVANATRQDAREFLALAAVIPVKTTVETFPLEEANEALQKLKAGKINGAGVLVIG, encoded by the coding sequence TTGCGGGCGATGCTTTTGCATAAACCCCGTCCTATTGAGGAGCAGCCGCTGGTCTTGACCGAGCTGCCCGAGCCCGAACCGGGTCCGGGTCAGGTGCGCCTGCGCGTGGAGGTCTGCGGGGTTTGCCACACCGATCTGCATACGGTGGAGGGAGACCTGCCCCTGCCCAAGCTCCCCTTGATACCCGGGCACCAGGTGGTGGGGATAGTGGACGCCGTAGGCGAAGGGGTAGCCCGGGTAAAGGTGGGAGATCGAGTAGGAGTCCCTTGGCTTTATCACACCTGCGGTTCCTGTCGTTTTTGCCGCAATGGGCAGGAAAATCTCTGCGAAAAAGGCCGGTTCACCGGCTACCACGTAGACGGCGGCTACGCCGAGTTCATGGTGGCGGAAGAGGATTTTGTCTGCCCCCTGCCTCCGGAGCTCGAGCCGGTAAAGGCTGCTCCCCTTCTCTGCGCAGGAATAATCGGCTACCGCGCCCTGAAACTCAGCGGGATTAAGCCCGGAGGGAAGTTAGGTCTTTACGGCTTCGGGGCTTCTGCCCACTTGGCCATTCAGGTGGCCACCTACTGGGGGTGCGAGGTCTTCGTCTTCAGCCGTGGCGCCCATCACCGGGAGCTGGCCCGCGAGCTGGGGGCGGTCTGGACCGGCACCCCTCAGGAAAGCCCGCCGGAGAAGCTCGACAGCTCCATAATTTTCGCCCCGGCAGGCTGGCTCGTGCCCCTGGCACTCGAGCACTTAGATAAGGGTGGGGTACTCGTCCTGGCCGGGATCACCATGACCGACATTCCTCAACTTAAATATGAGCTCCTTTATCACGAGCGAGTGGTGTGCAGTGTGGCCAACGCCACGCGCCAGGATGCCCGGGAATTTCTGGCCCTGGCGGCCGTTATCCCGGTGAAGACTACCGTGGAAACCTTCCCCTTGGAAGAAGCCAACGAAGCCCTGCAGAAATTGAAAGCAGGGAAAATTAACGGTGCCGGAGTCCTGGTAATAGGCTAA
- a CDS encoding transposase produces MASAWQKYHRIQHQLAHQVSSLLVLLAGAFGCRYVFVEWLLTLRGKKGRSKDLNWWVTTTVRGLLFRLLRYKARLLGIRVVPVPPGGTSTVCPRCLKEGKRVKSPSEPEEKDSGSWFVCPSCGYNADRDYVGSLNVGRTGFRLERPLTYTVCCAAAKPFPSQGASPVGATFTTLGYVKSVFVANFNALTRFLDPAVLPSIT; encoded by the coding sequence ATGGCCTCCGCCTGGCAGAAGTACCACCGGATACAGCACCAGCTCGCCCACCAGGTGTCAAGCCTCTTGGTGCTCTTAGCCGGGGCCTTCGGCTGCCGGTACGTCTTTGTCGAGTGGCTCCTCACCCTGCGTGGGAAGAAGGGGAGGTCGAAGGATCTCAACTGGTGGGTGACCACCACGGTGAGGGGGCTCCTCTTCAGGCTCCTGAGGTACAAAGCGCGGCTTTTGGGGATCAGGGTCGTACCGGTCCCTCCGGGCGGCACGAGCACCGTTTGCCCCAGGTGCCTGAAGGAAGGCAAGCGCGTCAAGTCGCCAAGCGAGCCTGAGGAGAAGGACTCCGGTTCCTGGTTCGTCTGCCCTTCCTGCGGGTACAATGCCGACCGGGACTACGTGGGGAGCCTCAACGTCGGGAGGACGGGCTTTAGGCTCGAAAGGCCGCTGACCTACACGGTCTGTTGCGCCGCGGCGAAGCCGTTCCCGTCGCAGGGAGCTTCCCCTGTGGGAGCGACCTTCACCACGCTGGGGTACGTCAAAAGCGTCTTTGTAGCCAACTTCAACGCGCTGACCAGATTCCTGGATCCTGCAGTCTTACCTAGCATAACCTAG
- a CDS encoding tyrosine-type recombinase/integrase, giving the protein MTRLTHIRLSLPDLLEEFLLARKADGLAELTLSTYRKIVTAFVRFCGPLVGYEELRRAAIRYFARPSSPGYHNIKLRHLKAFFNWCVREGHLPANPLEGIRKAKEDLSRVRHAPLEALKRLLAQPDRKTYAGLRDYCLLLTQLDTGARPGELLRVTPSDLNLAARELHIRPEVAKTRVGRTLVVSPLTAQALARLLRARPSWWGEEVPLFASETGKPMNPTYWAERVREYCQRAGVKVTPYGLRHTFALEFLKASNDPFALQRVLGHRDLSMTRRYVRYLQEDVRQIHEKASPVVKLQQMGRRAPRKLDLD; this is encoded by the coding sequence ATGACCAGGCTCACCCACATCCGCCTCAGCTTGCCCGACCTGCTGGAGGAATTCCTCCTCGCGAGGAAAGCTGACGGCCTGGCCGAACTCACCCTCAGCACCTACCGCAAGATCGTCACGGCGTTCGTGCGGTTCTGCGGCCCCCTCGTGGGCTACGAGGAGCTTCGCCGGGCCGCCATCCGCTACTTCGCCAGGCCTAGTTCCCCTGGCTACCACAACATCAAGCTCCGCCACCTCAAGGCCTTCTTCAACTGGTGCGTGAGGGAGGGGCACCTGCCCGCCAATCCCCTGGAGGGCATCAGGAAGGCGAAGGAGGACTTGAGCCGCGTCCGGCACGCCCCGCTTGAGGCCTTGAAGAGGCTCCTGGCCCAGCCCGACAGGAAGACTTACGCGGGCCTGCGCGACTACTGCCTTCTCCTCACACAGCTGGACACGGGGGCCAGGCCGGGGGAACTCCTGCGGGTGACGCCCTCCGACCTCAACCTGGCCGCGAGGGAGCTTCACATCCGACCCGAGGTGGCGAAGACCAGGGTGGGGAGGACGCTGGTCGTCTCGCCCCTCACGGCCCAGGCCCTGGCCCGCCTGCTCAGGGCGCGGCCCTCGTGGTGGGGCGAGGAGGTGCCCCTCTTCGCCAGCGAGACGGGCAAGCCTATGAACCCGACTTACTGGGCCGAGAGGGTGAGGGAGTACTGCCAGCGGGCAGGGGTCAAGGTCACGCCCTACGGCCTGCGGCACACCTTCGCGCTGGAGTTCCTGAAGGCCTCGAACGATCCCTTCGCCCTACAGCGCGTCCTGGGCCACAGGGATTTGAGCATGACCAGGCGGTATGTGCGCTACCTGCAGGAGGATGTCCGCCAGATACACGAGAAGGCCTCGCCTGTGGTCAAGCTCCAGCAAATGGGCAGGCGGGCACCGAGGAAGCTTGACCTCGACTAG
- a CDS encoding helix-turn-helix domain-containing protein, whose protein sequence is MPIHCKLSTLLGERRMKMSELARKTGLAKNTILALYHDRVRKVDYRVLEKICEALGCQVGDLLVYEPEDRR, encoded by the coding sequence ATGCCGATCCACTGCAAGCTTTCCACCTTGCTGGGCGAGCGCCGCATGAAGATGAGCGAGCTTGCCCGCAAGACCGGCCTGGCCAAGAACACGATCCTGGCACTTTACCACGACCGCGTTCGCAAGGTGGACTACCGGGTGCTGGAGAAGATCTGCGAAGCGCTTGGGTGCCAGGTGGGCGACTTGTTGGTTTACGAGCCTGAGGACAGGCGGTAA
- a CDS encoding ABC transporter ATP-binding protein, translating to MILVVDGVEFSYGSRPILKDIKFCVERGEVLAILGNNGAGKSTLLKCLNRILKPRRGTILLEDQDLSRLSSLEVAQRLGYVAQHHQVTRFTVFDAVLLGRRPHVKWGLTRQDLEVVRRVLKLLGLEDYALRYLDELSGGELQKVVIARAFAQKPQVLLLDEPTSNLDLKNQLEVLDLVRRAVQEQKIAAIVVLHDLNLALRFADKFLFLKNHTVYACGGKEIMTPENIAAVYGVPVLVEELRGIPVVVPL from the coding sequence ATGATTCTGGTAGTAGACGGCGTGGAGTTCAGCTACGGCAGCCGCCCTATACTGAAGGACATAAAATTCTGCGTTGAACGGGGAGAAGTCCTGGCCATCCTGGGGAACAACGGTGCGGGGAAGTCCACTTTGCTCAAGTGCCTCAACCGCATTTTAAAACCCCGGCGCGGGACCATTCTCCTGGAAGACCAGGATCTTTCCCGCCTTTCCTCGCTTGAGGTGGCCCAGCGCCTGGGCTACGTAGCCCAGCACCATCAGGTTACCCGCTTCACCGTTTTCGACGCCGTGCTCCTGGGCCGCCGGCCCCACGTGAAATGGGGGCTTACCCGGCAGGACCTAGAGGTAGTTCGTCGGGTGCTAAAGCTTCTGGGGCTGGAGGACTATGCCCTCCGCTATCTGGACGAACTCAGCGGCGGGGAACTACAGAAGGTAGTCATAGCCCGGGCCTTTGCCCAAAAACCGCAGGTGCTCTTGCTGGACGAGCCCACCAGCAACCTGGATCTCAAAAATCAACTTGAGGTATTGGACCTAGTCAGGCGGGCAGTACAGGAACAGAAGATAGCGGCCATCGTGGTGCTGCACGACCTCAACCTGGCTCTGCGCTTCGCCGACAAGTTCCTCTTCCTTAAAAACCACACCGTTTATGCCTGCGGAGGAAAAGAAATCATGACCCCCGAGAACATCGCCGCCGTCTATGGGGTGCCGGTGCTGGTGGAGGAGCTACGCGGCATTCCGGTAGTGGTTCCGCTTTAG